A window from Rhizobium sp. BG4 encodes these proteins:
- a CDS encoding TetR/AcrR family transcriptional regulator — translation METADTAPIGLRERKRRSTLDRIAKTGLKLFMENGYEATTLDAIAAASGISRRTFFSYLKSKEDVLLAHESGDIPDMLRPTFLAQSPEQPPLEAARKTFLILASRYESKESILADRILRSTETLRLRKDALHIQMEDVLADAMCELWPDAASRPGLRLAAIIAMGTLRFAKENWRQADAAHPLTHYIDEGFDLLQHQPGLTTA, via the coding sequence ATGGAAACCGCTGACACCGCCCCCATCGGCTTGCGCGAGCGCAAACGCAGGTCGACACTCGACCGCATCGCCAAGACCGGCCTGAAATTGTTCATGGAAAACGGCTATGAGGCCACGACGCTGGATGCCATCGCGGCGGCGTCGGGAATATCGCGCCGGACGTTCTTCTCGTACTTGAAGTCGAAAGAGGACGTTCTTCTCGCCCACGAAAGCGGTGACATCCCTGACATGCTGCGGCCCACATTTCTGGCGCAGTCGCCGGAACAGCCGCCGCTGGAGGCCGCTCGCAAGACATTTCTCATTCTGGCTTCGAGATATGAGAGCAAGGAATCCATTCTCGCCGACCGGATTCTGCGATCGACGGAAACACTGCGGCTCCGCAAGGATGCGCTGCACATTCAGATGGAAGATGTGCTGGCAGACGCGATGTGCGAACTATGGCCGGACGCGGCGAGCCGGCCGGGCTTGCGGCTTGCGGCGATCATCGCCATGGGAACCCTGCGCTTCGCCAAGGAGAACTGGCGGCAGGCAGACGCAGCACATCCGCTTACGCATTACATCGATGAGGGCTTTGATCTCCTTCAGCATCAGCCAGGCCTGACGACGGCATAG
- a CDS encoding SDR family NAD(P)-dependent oxidoreductase produces MTSPKVWFITGAARGFGLVWTEAALRRGDKVAATARDTTSLNDLAATYGDAVLILPLDVTDRSAVFDAVGKAHSHFGRLDVVVSNAGYGYFGAIEEIEPEQARVNFDTNLFGTLWLMQAVLPILRAQASGHIITVSSIGGVIGFPTGGTYTATKFAIEAMSEGLAAEVAAFGINVTILEPGHFTTGFGSSARSAPAIEVYNPIRQAIRASFKPEDFGDPEATSAALFQAVDADKPPLRLALGTGTITKFRSVYEARLSNWAQWETVTNAAQGRPGA; encoded by the coding sequence ATGACATCGCCCAAAGTTTGGTTCATCACCGGCGCGGCCCGGGGATTCGGACTTGTCTGGACCGAGGCCGCTCTGCGGCGCGGTGACAAGGTCGCCGCCACCGCACGCGACACCACATCGCTCAACGATCTGGCGGCCACCTATGGCGACGCGGTTCTCATCCTGCCGCTCGATGTCACAGATCGCAGCGCCGTCTTCGACGCGGTCGGCAAGGCGCATAGCCACTTCGGACGCCTCGACGTCGTGGTCAGCAATGCAGGCTACGGCTATTTCGGCGCCATTGAGGAGATCGAGCCTGAACAGGCCAGGGTCAATTTCGACACCAACCTGTTCGGCACGCTCTGGCTGATGCAAGCCGTCTTGCCGATCCTGCGCGCGCAGGCCAGCGGTCACATCATAACGGTATCGAGCATCGGCGGCGTGATCGGCTTCCCGACGGGCGGGACCTATACGGCAACCAAATTTGCGATCGAGGCCATGTCGGAAGGTCTGGCTGCGGAGGTCGCAGCATTCGGCATCAACGTCACGATCCTCGAGCCCGGCCACTTCACCACGGGTTTCGGCTCATCGGCCCGCTCTGCGCCGGCCATCGAGGTCTATAATCCGATACGCCAAGCCATTCGCGCCTCGTTCAAGCCTGAGGATTTTGGCGACCCAGAAGCAACCAGCGCAGCACTCTTCCAAGCGGTCGACGCCGATAAACCGCCACTACGCCTGGCGCTCGGCACGGGAACTATCACGAAGTTCAGGTCGGTCTACGAGGCGCGACTGAGTAACTGGGCTCAGTGGGAAACCGTCACCAATGCTGCTCAGGGCCGCCCTGGCGCCTAG
- a CDS encoding NAD-dependent dehydratase, with translation MKLLLLGATGLVGNKALELALANAAISEVIAPTRTPLPARDRLLNPVAERLEELVQSSISHQPDAVLCALGTTQAKAGSKEAFRYVDHELPIAFGKAAFDAGIKTYALVSAMGASATSVNFYTRTKGEVERDIQKIGFQSLTICRPSLIGGERKETRRAERAALALVRLLAPVLPKKFHLNPAEAIAAAALDAVIAAKPGNHFIYAEQMR, from the coding sequence ATGAAGCTGCTATTGCTTGGCGCGACGGGACTTGTCGGCAACAAGGCATTGGAGTTGGCGCTTGCCAACGCCGCGATCTCGGAGGTCATTGCGCCGACAAGAACGCCGCTCCCCGCCCGCGACCGATTGCTGAACCCCGTCGCAGAGCGTCTGGAGGAGCTTGTTCAAAGCTCCATCTCCCACCAGCCGGACGCGGTCTTGTGCGCTCTCGGCACGACGCAAGCCAAAGCCGGCTCGAAGGAGGCGTTTCGCTACGTCGACCACGAACTGCCGATTGCGTTCGGCAAGGCTGCGTTTGACGCCGGTATCAAAACCTATGCCCTCGTGTCCGCCATGGGCGCTTCTGCGACATCCGTCAACTTCTACACGCGGACGAAAGGCGAGGTCGAACGGGACATCCAGAAGATCGGGTTTCAATCCCTGACGATCTGCAGGCCAAGCCTGATCGGCGGCGAAAGGAAGGAGACGCGGCGGGCGGAAAGAGCGGCGCTGGCATTGGTCCGGCTTCTGGCGCCGGTTCTGCCGAAGAAATTCCATCTCAATCCGGCAGAGGCGATTGCTGCCGCCGCGCTCGATGCGGTTATCGCCGCAAAGCCCGGCAACCACTTCATCTATGCCGAGCAAATGCGCTGA
- a CDS encoding endonuclease/exonuclease/phosphatase family protein, whose product MHARKDSLPANILASIRNRKKRLEAALAEARPRAEGTLIASYNVHKCVGVDRRFDPERTSRVIHEIDADVIALQEADTRFGERTGILDLSRLERETGLIPVPVSGMAKAHGWHGNVVLFKKGLVRDVHQIVLPGLEPRGALVAEIELERGGALRIIAAHFGLLRHSRARQAQMLVELMNDRHEMPTILLGDLNEWRLGDRSSLNTFQSAFGPQPPAVPSFPARLPVLALDRIMANRKGVLTTVEAHDTPLSRVASDHLPIKAIVNLQQIEKLTTA is encoded by the coding sequence ATGCATGCCAGAAAAGACAGCCTCCCCGCTAACATCCTCGCTTCAATCCGCAATAGGAAGAAGCGGCTGGAAGCTGCGCTTGCCGAGGCCCGTCCCCGCGCCGAGGGCACGCTGATCGCCTCCTACAATGTCCATAAATGCGTCGGCGTCGACCGCCGCTTCGATCCTGAGCGTACGAGCCGCGTCATCCACGAGATCGATGCCGATGTCATCGCGCTGCAGGAGGCCGATACCCGTTTCGGGGAGCGGACAGGCATTCTCGATCTCTCCCGCCTGGAGCGCGAGACCGGGCTGATCCCGGTGCCGGTCTCCGGCATGGCGAAGGCGCATGGCTGGCACGGCAATGTTGTGCTGTTCAAGAAGGGGCTTGTCCGAGACGTTCACCAGATCGTTCTGCCGGGACTGGAGCCGCGTGGCGCCCTCGTTGCCGAGATCGAGCTCGAACGCGGCGGCGCCTTGCGCATCATCGCCGCCCATTTCGGGCTGCTGCGCCATTCACGCGCCCGCCAGGCGCAGATGCTGGTCGAATTGATGAACGACCGCCACGAGATGCCGACCATCCTGCTCGGCGATCTCAACGAGTGGCGGCTCGGCGATCGCTCCTCGCTCAACACCTTCCAGTCGGCCTTCGGCCCGCAACCGCCCGCCGTTCCCAGTTTCCCGGCGCGCCTGCCTGTCCTGGCGCTCGACCGGATCATGGCAAACCGAAAGGGCGTGCTAACGACGGTCGAGGCCCATGACACACCGCTCTCCCGCGTCGCTTCGGACCACCTGCCGATCAAGGCGATCGTCAATCTGCAGCAGATCGAAAAACTGACGACGGCATAG
- a CDS encoding phosphatidylserine/phosphatidylglycerophosphate/cardiolipin synthase family protein, protein MFYLISTYWPHILFVISIAMGAAAAIHAAMTKEEVRAAIGWVGVIILSPIVGAVLYAIAGVNRIRRKSLSLRRDALLPEDELDELETFDADAETVIGGFGYRFAALQTLGDRVARNPLTTGNTIDMLENGDDAYRAMKTAIDGAARSVLLETYIFDRDKIGLRIADALIAAVKRGVEVRVLIDAVGARYSVPSILGYLSEGGVTVSVFNGNVIMGLRLPYANLRTHRKIVIVDGRMALTGGMNIREGFSEEISGEGYARDTHFSVTGPAVADLFDVAAEDWRFATGELLNGEPWRIETPEREPGDPVFMRVVASGPDRSVETNHKMLMGAFSVARKSIRIMSPYFLPDRELISALVTAARRGVEVDIVVPAVNNLMLVDRAMTAQFDQILKNYCRIWRATGSFSHSKLLTVDGAWAYVGSSNIDPRSLRLNFEIDLEVFNEGFAAEIDEHLEELLRTATPVTLEGLRSRPFYVRLVEKVLWLGSPYL, encoded by the coding sequence ATGTTCTATCTCATATCGACTTACTGGCCGCATATTCTCTTCGTCATATCGATCGCCATGGGAGCAGCGGCGGCGATTCATGCTGCCATGACCAAGGAAGAGGTGCGCGCGGCGATCGGCTGGGTCGGCGTCATCATCCTGTCGCCGATCGTCGGCGCCGTGCTTTACGCGATCGCCGGTGTCAACCGCATTCGCCGCAAGTCGCTCAGCCTGCGGCGCGACGCGCTGCTGCCCGAGGATGAACTTGATGAACTCGAGACTTTCGATGCCGACGCCGAGACGGTCATCGGCGGGTTCGGCTATCGCTTCGCCGCGCTGCAGACGCTCGGTGATCGCGTCGCGCGCAATCCGCTGACGACGGGCAACACGATCGACATGTTGGAGAATGGCGACGATGCCTATCGCGCCATGAAGACGGCGATCGATGGCGCCGCGCGCAGCGTGCTTCTGGAAACCTACATCTTCGATCGCGACAAGATCGGCCTCAGGATCGCCGATGCGCTGATCGCGGCCGTCAAGCGCGGCGTCGAGGTTCGCGTGCTGATCGACGCGGTCGGCGCCCGCTATTCGGTGCCGAGCATTCTCGGCTATCTCTCGGAGGGCGGCGTCACCGTCTCGGTCTTCAACGGCAATGTCATCATGGGCCTCCGGCTGCCCTATGCCAATCTGCGCACCCACCGCAAGATCGTCATCGTCGACGGCCGGATGGCGCTGACCGGGGGCATGAACATCCGCGAGGGGTTCAGCGAGGAGATATCAGGTGAGGGCTATGCCCGCGACACGCATTTCTCGGTGACCGGCCCCGCCGTCGCCGATCTCTTCGACGTGGCCGCCGAAGACTGGCGCTTTGCGACCGGCGAACTCCTGAACGGAGAGCCCTGGCGGATCGAGACGCCGGAGCGCGAACCCGGCGATCCCGTCTTCATGCGCGTCGTCGCCTCCGGTCCTGATCGCAGCGTCGAGACCAATCACAAGATGCTGATGGGTGCCTTCTCCGTGGCGCGCAAGTCGATCCGCATCATGTCGCCCTATTTCCTGCCCGATCGGGAGCTGATCAGCGCGTTGGTCACGGCGGCGCGTCGCGGCGTCGAGGTCGATATCGTCGTACCCGCCGTCAATAATCTGATGCTGGTCGACAGGGCGATGACGGCGCAGTTCGACCAGATCCTCAAGAACTATTGCCGCATCTGGCGCGCGACCGGCAGCTTCAGCCATTCGAAGCTGCTGACGGTCGATGGCGCCTGGGCCTATGTCGGCTCGTCGAATATCGATCCCAGATCGCTGAGGCTGAATTTCGAGATCGACCTCGAAGTCTTCAACGAGGGATTTGCCGCCGAGATCGACGAACATCTCGAGGAACTCCTGCGCACGGCAACGCCCGTCACGCTTGAGGGACTGCGGTCGAGACCTTTCTATGTGCGGCTGGTCGAAAAGGTGCTGTGGCTCGGTTCGCCCTATCTCTGA
- the treZ gene encoding malto-oligosyltrehalose trehalohydrolase yields MQKTGKRRMAWGPQAIDGGMRFRLWAPGEAEVSLRLNGRDMPMVRFEDGWFEAAIADVRAGDAYAFVTGDGRAVPDPAARRQKGDVHGPSLVASSDYRWRFDSWTGRDWEEAIISEIHIGTFTQAGTFAGAAEQLADLAAAGITAIEIMPVAQFAGRRGWGYDGVLHYAPHPAYGTPDEFRAFIDAAHAEGIMVLLDVVYNHFGPEGNYLHGYAPEFFRTDRATPWGDAIDFSQPAVRRYFIDNALYWIGDFRLDGLRLDAVEQIHDTSARHVLDELAQEVRAAFADRKVHLVIEDQRNLVSLLERDTRGGVKAFTAEWNDDFHHVAHIIATGEADGHYTAFAGELWQKTRLALQHGFVYPNRADPPVLPDGERVYLPPEAFINFLQNHDQIGNRAFGERLVSLAPQETVEALTAIMMLSPQIPFLFMGEDYGESQPFYFFCDYTGELGEIVRKGRMAEAEGFGGLKDGRSKDELPDPNAQSTFDGSKLQWQRAESLEGRRRRDLLRELARLRQRHIVPLIKETGRMHAKALETTDGGLAIDWQMEGAVLQLRANLSREPLTLPATSDRPIYGAPPDSGLYAQNTVVFAIA; encoded by the coding sequence ATGCAGAAGACGGGAAAGCGCAGGATGGCCTGGGGGCCGCAAGCTATCGACGGCGGCATGCGCTTTCGTCTGTGGGCGCCGGGAGAGGCCGAGGTCTCGCTGCGCCTCAATGGACGCGATATGCCGATGGTGCGTTTCGAGGATGGCTGGTTCGAGGCGGCGATCGCCGACGTGAGAGCGGGCGACGCCTATGCCTTCGTCACCGGGGATGGCCGCGCAGTACCCGACCCAGCCGCCCGCCGCCAAAAGGGCGACGTCCACGGCCCATCGCTTGTCGCTTCCTCCGACTACCGCTGGCGCTTCGACAGCTGGACGGGCCGCGACTGGGAAGAGGCCATCATCAGCGAAATCCATATCGGCACCTTCACGCAAGCAGGCACTTTCGCTGGCGCTGCCGAACAGCTCGCCGATCTCGCGGCGGCAGGGATTACCGCAATCGAGATCATGCCGGTGGCACAATTTGCGGGCCGACGCGGCTGGGGCTATGACGGCGTGCTGCATTATGCGCCGCATCCCGCCTATGGCACGCCGGATGAGTTCCGCGCCTTCATCGATGCCGCGCATGCCGAGGGCATCATGGTGCTGCTCGATGTCGTCTATAATCACTTCGGGCCGGAGGGAAATTATCTCCACGGCTACGCGCCGGAGTTCTTCCGCACCGACCGGGCGACGCCCTGGGGCGATGCCATCGATTTCAGCCAACCGGCGGTGCGCCGCTATTTCATCGACAATGCGCTCTACTGGATCGGCGATTTCCGGCTGGATGGCCTGAGGCTCGATGCCGTCGAGCAGATCCATGACACGTCGGCCCGCCATGTGTTGGACGAGCTGGCACAGGAAGTACGGGCTGCCTTTGCCGATCGCAAGGTGCATCTGGTCATCGAGGACCAGCGAAACCTGGTGAGCCTTCTCGAACGCGACACCCGCGGCGGCGTTAAGGCCTTCACGGCCGAGTGGAACGACGATTTCCACCACGTCGCCCATATCATCGCGACCGGCGAGGCTGATGGTCACTACACCGCCTTTGCTGGAGAGCTCTGGCAGAAGACCCGGCTCGCCCTGCAACACGGCTTTGTCTATCCGAACCGTGCCGATCCGCCTGTGCTGCCGGATGGCGAGCGCGTCTACCTGCCGCCGGAAGCCTTCATCAACTTCCTGCAGAACCACGACCAGATCGGCAACCGCGCCTTCGGCGAGCGTCTCGTCAGCCTCGCTCCGCAAGAGACGGTCGAGGCGCTGACCGCCATCATGATGCTGTCGCCGCAGATCCCCTTCCTGTTCATGGGCGAGGACTATGGCGAGAGCCAACCCTTCTATTTCTTCTGCGACTATACCGGAGAACTCGGCGAGATCGTCCGCAAGGGGCGCATGGCCGAGGCGGAAGGTTTTGGCGGGTTGAAGGACGGCCGCTCGAAGGATGAGCTGCCGGACCCGAATGCCCAATCGACCTTCGACGGCTCGAAGCTGCAATGGCAGCGCGCCGAAAGCCTGGAAGGCCGGCGCCGGAGAGATCTCCTGCGCGAGCTTGCCCGTCTTCGCCAGCGGCATATCGTTCCGCTGATCAAGGAGACTGGCCGGATGCATGCGAAGGCGTTGGAGACCACGGACGGCGGCCTTGCGATCGATTGGCAGATGGAGGGTGCGGTGCTGCAGCTGCGCGCCAACCTTTCGCGGGAGCCATTGACGCTACCCGCCACCAGCGACCGGCCGATTTATGGCGCGCCGCCGGATAGCGGCCTCTATGCGCAGAACACGGTTGTTTTCGCCATCGCCTGA
- a CDS encoding DUF2934 domain-containing protein codes for MAETREEWIKKRAYALWEEEGHPTGRDSIHWEQARKERETLETSAASRDGTEVKTRAKRTAATGAKTNGAVKAAAAPKKTASRKSA; via the coding sequence ATGGCAGAAACTCGCGAAGAGTGGATCAAGAAGCGTGCATATGCTCTCTGGGAAGAAGAGGGCCATCCGACGGGGCGCGATTCAATTCATTGGGAGCAGGCAAGGAAAGAGCGTGAGACGCTCGAAACCTCTGCGGCCTCCAGGGACGGGACCGAAGTAAAGACCAGGGCAAAGCGGACCGCAGCGACCGGCGCCAAGACCAATGGCGCCGTCAAAGCTGCAGCCGCTCCCAAGAAAACGGCAAGCCGCAAGTCTGCCTGA
- a CDS encoding response regulator: protein MTGQTEGDWPKGGGEIGKMLRDPAFHASGIGPVDQWPASLRYYADAMLNSRHAKFVAWGPDLAFIYNDAYVPVFEERHPQALGRPFREVWSDIWQQFEPIVKATLSGQAQLFEELLVPMRRAGKVADTWFTFSYTPLRDETGSIAGILCATMEVSAQVMAKRRERRALDELRIKSDALSIVNAAGAAITAELNVERLTQTAVDAGVALTGAEFGAFFYNVDDGEGGSYMLYALSGVDRKNFERFPMPRNTKVFAPTFSGEGVVRSDDILQDPRYGKNAPHQGMPKGHLPVRSYLAVPVKSRDGSVIGGLFFGHAQPGRFNDAAEASLVSLAGQAAVAIDNARLVRAQEMEINQRRNVEEQLRRLNETLEVRVAAEIAERQQAEAALQQAQKMESIGKLTGGVAHDFNNLLQVISGNLQLLGKDVSSNTRAKERISNALTAVDRGSRLASQLLAFGRRQPLEPKVINVGRFVAGMDDMLRRALGEEIEVETVVSGGLWNTFADPIQIENALLNLAINARDAMDGSGKLTIEVGNAFLDDSYSRTHPEVVPGQYVVLAVTDTGSGMTPDVIEQAFEPFFSTKPEGKGTGLGLSMVYGFVKQSGGHVKIYSEVGEGTTIKLYLPRSFQSEDRIASIETVPAVGGTETILVAEDDEGVRATVVEMLTDLGYYVLKSRDAQSALTVIESGVHIDLLFTDVVMPGTLKSPELARMARERLPHIGVLYTSGYTENSIVHGGRLDPGLELLSKPYTREALARKIRHVLANQAQRRQGHAAASAAPGAPPREIIQEKLKLLLVEDDAFIRMDTAEILQDLGYEVIEAESGERGVEILAAAAIDIIVADVGLPGMSGPAFAAKARAAFPSVGIVFATGNSSLPEAARFTGSVLLTKPFSSTALDKAVKTAALQRPIT, encoded by the coding sequence ATGACGGGGCAGACTGAAGGCGATTGGCCGAAAGGTGGCGGCGAAATCGGCAAGATGCTCCGGGATCCAGCATTCCACGCCTCGGGCATAGGGCCTGTCGATCAATGGCCTGCCTCGCTGCGCTATTACGCCGACGCGATGCTGAATTCCCGCCATGCGAAGTTCGTCGCCTGGGGACCCGACCTCGCCTTCATCTATAACGATGCCTATGTGCCTGTTTTCGAGGAGCGCCATCCGCAGGCGCTGGGCCGTCCGTTCCGTGAGGTGTGGAGCGATATCTGGCAGCAGTTCGAGCCGATCGTGAAGGCGACGCTGAGCGGCCAGGCACAGCTTTTCGAGGAACTTTTGGTCCCGATGCGGCGCGCCGGCAAGGTCGCCGATACCTGGTTCACCTTCTCCTACACGCCACTGCGCGACGAAACCGGCTCGATAGCCGGTATTCTCTGCGCCACCATGGAAGTCTCGGCGCAGGTGATGGCCAAGCGGCGCGAGCGGCGCGCGCTGGATGAGTTGCGGATCAAGTCCGACGCGCTGTCGATCGTCAACGCCGCCGGTGCGGCGATCACCGCCGAGCTCAATGTCGAGCGGCTGACGCAGACCGCCGTCGATGCCGGCGTGGCGCTGACCGGCGCGGAATTCGGCGCTTTCTTCTACAATGTCGATGACGGCGAAGGGGGCAGCTACATGCTCTACGCGCTGTCGGGCGTCGACCGGAAGAATTTCGAGCGCTTTCCGATGCCGCGCAACACCAAGGTCTTCGCGCCGACTTTCAGCGGCGAGGGCGTGGTGCGCTCCGACGATATTCTGCAAGATCCGCGCTACGGCAAGAACGCGCCGCATCAGGGAATGCCGAAGGGGCATCTGCCAGTGCGCAGCTATCTCGCCGTGCCGGTCAAATCGCGCGATGGGAGCGTGATCGGCGGCCTGTTTTTCGGTCACGCCCAGCCCGGGCGGTTCAACGATGCGGCCGAGGCAAGTCTTGTCAGCCTCGCCGGTCAGGCCGCTGTCGCCATCGACAATGCGCGGCTCGTTCGCGCCCAGGAGATGGAAATCAACCAGCGCCGCAATGTCGAGGAGCAGCTGCGCCGCCTCAACGAGACGCTCGAGGTGCGCGTCGCTGCCGAGATCGCCGAACGCCAGCAGGCCGAGGCCGCCCTGCAGCAGGCCCAGAAGATGGAATCGATCGGCAAGCTCACCGGCGGCGTGGCGCACGACTTCAACAATCTGCTGCAGGTCATCTCAGGAAATCTGCAGCTGCTCGGCAAGGATGTCTCCAGCAATACCCGCGCCAAGGAGCGTATCTCCAATGCGCTGACCGCTGTCGATCGCGGATCGCGGCTGGCGAGCCAGCTTCTCGCCTTCGGCCGCCGCCAGCCGCTGGAGCCGAAAGTCATCAATGTCGGCCGCTTCGTCGCAGGCATGGACGACATGCTGCGCCGCGCGCTCGGCGAAGAAATCGAGGTCGAGACCGTCGTTTCCGGCGGGCTCTGGAACACCTTTGCCGATCCGATCCAGATCGAGAATGCGCTGCTGAACCTTGCGATCAACGCCCGAGATGCGATGGACGGCTCCGGCAAGCTGACGATCGAAGTCGGCAATGCCTTTCTCGACGATTCCTACAGCCGCACTCATCCCGAGGTCGTGCCCGGGCAATATGTCGTGCTCGCGGTCACCGATACCGGTTCGGGAATGACGCCTGATGTCATCGAGCAGGCCTTCGAGCCGTTCTTCTCCACCAAGCCGGAGGGCAAGGGTACCGGCCTCGGGCTCTCGATGGTCTATGGCTTCGTCAAGCAATCGGGCGGCCACGTGAAGATCTACAGCGAGGTCGGAGAGGGCACGACGATCAAGCTCTATTTGCCGCGCTCCTTCCAGAGCGAAGACAGGATTGCGAGCATCGAGACGGTTCCGGCCGTCGGTGGTACCGAAACCATTCTGGTCGCCGAGGACGACGAGGGCGTGCGCGCCACCGTCGTCGAGATGCTGACCGATCTCGGCTATTACGTTCTGAAGTCGCGCGATGCGCAGAGCGCGCTCACCGTCATCGAAAGCGGTGTCCACATCGATCTGCTGTTCACAGACGTCGTCATGCCCGGAACGCTGAAGAGCCCGGAGCTTGCCCGCATGGCGCGCGAGCGGCTGCCGCATATCGGAGTGCTCTATACGTCAGGATATACCGAAAACTCGATCGTCCACGGCGGACGGCTGGATCCGGGCCTCGAACTGCTCTCCAAACCCTATACGCGCGAAGCGCTCGCCCGGAAGATCCGCCATGTGCTTGCCAATCAGGCGCAGCGCCGGCAGGGGCATGCAGCGGCCTCCGCCGCTCCCGGCGCACCGCCGCGCGAAATCATTCAGGAAAAGCTGAAGCTGCTTCTCGTCGAGGACGACGCCTTCATCCGCATGGATACCGCCGAGATCCTCCAGGATCTCGGTTATGAGGTGATCGAGGCGGAAAGCGGCGAGCGCGGCGTGGAAATCCTTGCGGCCGCGGCGATTGATATCATCGTCGCCGATGTCGGCCTGCCCGGCATGTCCGGCCCGGCCTTTGCGGCCAAGGCGCGGGCGGCCTTCCCCTCGGTCGGCATCGTCTTTGCGACCGGCAACAGCAGCCTGCCGGAAGCGGCCCGCTTTACCGGCTCGGTGCTTTTGACCAAGCCGTTCAGCAGCACCGCTCTCGACAAGGCCGTCAAGACCGCCGCGTTGCAGCGCCCGATTACCTGA
- a CDS encoding plasmid stabilization protein, translating to MPRGDKSAYTDRQKRKAEHIEEGYEDRGVSHKEAERRAWATVNKEEGGGNKSGSGRGKKDTHVSSEKGGRIGGKASASRPAAERSASAKKAAATRKRNEQHAHH from the coding sequence ATGCCCAGAGGCGATAAGTCGGCCTATACCGACAGGCAGAAGCGCAAGGCAGAACACATCGAAGAAGGCTACGAAGACCGCGGCGTCTCCCACAAGGAAGCCGAGCGCCGTGCCTGGGCCACCGTCAACAAGGAAGAAGGCGGCGGTAACAAATCAGGCTCCGGACGCGGCAAGAAGGATACCCACGTTTCCTCCGAGAAGGGCGGCCGGATCGGCGGCAAGGCATCGGCATCACGCCCGGCGGCAGAACGTTCGGCTTCTGCCAAGAAGGCGGCAGCGACCCGCAAGCGCAATGAGCAACACGCTCATCATTGA
- a CDS encoding glutathione S-transferase: MAYELYYWDGIQGRGEFVRLALEEAGASYIDVTRESGSDRGTGAMMKIMEDSASADIPFAPPFLKDGDLIVSHVANILFYLGAKLDLAPKHDTARYVLNGLQLTITDFVAEVHDTHHPIATSLYYEDQKEEAKARSAEFIKERIPKFLGYFERVIANNPKGTAHISGDKLTYVDLSLFQVLEGLRYAFPKAMKGSEKQYPLLQALHDMVEQRPNIAAYLKSDRRLAFNINGIFRHYPELDQAA; the protein is encoded by the coding sequence ATGGCATACGAGCTCTACTACTGGGACGGAATACAGGGGCGCGGCGAGTTCGTGCGCCTGGCGCTCGAGGAAGCTGGCGCCAGCTACATCGACGTGACGCGCGAATCCGGCAGTGATCGCGGCACCGGTGCGATGATGAAGATCATGGAAGATAGCGCAAGCGCTGACATCCCCTTCGCGCCGCCCTTTCTGAAGGATGGCGATCTGATCGTCTCGCATGTCGCCAATATCCTCTTCTATCTCGGAGCGAAGCTCGATCTGGCTCCGAAACACGATACGGCACGCTATGTGCTCAACGGCCTGCAGCTGACGATCACCGATTTCGTCGCCGAGGTGCACGACACGCACCACCCCATCGCGACCTCGCTCTACTATGAGGACCAGAAGGAAGAGGCGAAGGCCCGCTCGGCCGAATTCATCAAGGAACGCATCCCGAAGTTTCTCGGATATTTCGAACGCGTCATCGCCAACAATCCGAAGGGAACGGCGCATATCTCGGGCGACAAACTGACCTATGTGGACCTGTCTCTGTTTCAGGTGCTCGAGGGGCTGCGCTACGCCTTCCCGAAGGCGATGAAGGGTTCCGAGAAGCAATATCCATTGCTGCAGGCGCTGCATGACATGGTCGAACAGCGGCCGAATATTGCGGCCTACCTGAAATCGGATCGCCGCCTCGCCTTCAACATAAACGGCATTTTCCGCCATTATCCCGAACTCGATCAGGCTGCGTGA